One window of the Ananas comosus cultivar F153 linkage group 21, ASM154086v1, whole genome shotgun sequence genome contains the following:
- the LOC109726580 gene encoding pentatricopeptide repeat-containing protein At5g64320, mitochondrial-like isoform X2: MSGGAHGGGLKRRRSCFFRDRPFASNALDLIRPPLLDDEEPTAISSQSDPSDEFEPTTDPNEPSGECSSTSFSIRVLDSLKSAQISTPEIGSRPSRPYLSDFNKLMKAFSRGGAIEEVLRLFNELKGSECSPNVLCYNTVINALVIADRPREAQAMFDEMLLSGVAPNVSSYNILVKLHSWCSKQFDLAYEVIARMRACGFTPDSTTYSTLICGLCRAGRIGEAWGVLDWMLEEKCRPTVHTYTPIVLSYCSEGQIEEAKTLMAAMESVGCRPNTVTYNILIRALCNAGRFDEVEQVLVESEFKGWTPNSVTYNTYMSGLCKRSMGREALGQLEKMLSLGLHPTIFTLSILLDCLCCCSMIWEAKCLLERSSAVELYIGVVGYNTVMSRLIEIGRWQAVLKLMIDMIKKGVTPNTRTFNIVIHSLCIAGKSHLAKFLIRNRGFVANVVTYNTLIHWFYLEGKFNEVQLLISDMTIEKIAPDLVTYTIIIDGLCRQGKFSEATDCFKKSLENGLCIDLFVGLMNRLVKSRRIKEILSLFKQIEGQGFYSDVIIYDSTVQAFCRHGYCSSADIFILCLILDKMLAKK, translated from the exons ATGAGCGGCGGCGCTCATGGCGGCGGCCTCAAGCGGCGCCGGAGCTGCTTCTTCCGTGACCGCCCCTTCGCCTCCAACGCCCTCGATTTGATCCGTCCCCCTCTCCTCGACGACGAAGAACCCACCGCTATTTCCTCCCAGTCCGACCCTTCCGACGAGTTCGAACCAACCACGGATCCCAACGAACCCTCGGGTGAGTGCTCAAGCACTAGTTTCTCCATTAGGGTTTTGGACTCGCTCAAATCAGCTCAAATCTCTACTCCGGAGATCGGATCGAGACCGTCTCGACCGTACCTATCCGATTTCAACAAGCTGATGAAGGCTTTTAGTCGGGGCGGCGCGATCGAAGAGGTCCTCAGGCTTTTTAATGAGTTGAAAGGATCAGAATGCTCTCCGAATGTTCTTTGTTACAATACAGTGATCAACGCCTTGGTGATTGCGGACCGGCCGCGCGAAGCACAAGCTATGTTCGACGAAATGCTTCTGTCGGGAGTGGCTCCTAACGTCTCGTCCTATAATATATTGGTAAAATTGCATTCTTGGTGTTCAAAGCAGTTTGATTTGGCTTACGAGGTCATTGCGAGGATGAGGGCTTGTGGATTTACTCCTGATTCAACCACTTATTCCACTCTAATCTGCGGTCTCTGTAGGGCGGGGAGAATTGGGGAGGCATGGGGTGTTCTTGATTGGATGTTGGAGGAGAAATGCCGGCCCACGGTTCATACGTACACGCCGATCGTTCTAAGTTACTGCTCAGAAGGCCAAATTGAAGAGGCTAAAACGCTCATGGCCGCTATGGAGAGTGTCGGCTGCCGTCCAAATACTGTGACCTATAATATATTGATAAGAGCACTTTGCAATGCTGGGAGATTCGATGAGGTTGAGCAAGTTTTAGTGGAAAGTGAGTTCAAGGGATGGACGCCCAACTCGGTTACTTATAATACATACATGAGTGGTCTTTGTAAGAGGAGCATGGGCAGGGAAGCACTTGGCCAGTTGGAAAAGATGCTAAGTTTGGGATTGCATCCTACTATATTCACTTTGAGCATTCTTCTTGATTGTCTTTGTTGTTGTTCAATGATTTGGGAGGCCAAATGCCTACTAGAACGGAGCTCTGCAGTGGAATTGTATATTGGTGTTGTTGGCTATAATACAGTTATGAGTAGACTCATTGAGATCGGGAGATGGCAGGCTGTTCTTAAGCTTATGATAGACATGATAAAAAAGGGTGTCACACCGAATACGAGAACATTCAATATAGTGATTCATAGCCTTTGTATAGCTGGGAAATCTCACCTAGCAAAATTTTTGATTAGAAATCGAGGCTTTGTTGCAAATGTGGTGACATATAATACGCTAATTCATTGGTTTTACTTGGAAGGAAAGTTTAATGAGGTTCAGCTTCTTATTTCTGACATGACTATTGAAAAGATTGCCCCAGATTTAGTTACTTATACTATAATAATTGATGGTCTCTGCAGACAGGGGAAGTTTTCAGAGGCTACTGATTGTTTCAAAAAATCTCTTGAAAATGGACTCTGCATAGATCTTTTTGTTGGTCTAATGAATAGACTCGTAAAGAGTAGAAGAATCAAGGAAATTCTCAGCCTATTTAAACAGATTGAAGGACAAGGATTTTATTCAGATGTTATCATATATGATTCCACGGTGCAGGCATTTTGTAGACATGGTTATTGTTCTAGTGCAGATATCTTTATACTGTGCCTTATTCTGGACAAAATGCTCGCGAAGAA GTAA
- the LOC109726580 gene encoding pentatricopeptide repeat-containing protein At5g64320, mitochondrial-like isoform X1, translating into MSGGAHGGGLKRRRSCFFRDRPFASNALDLIRPPLLDDEEPTAISSQSDPSDEFEPTTDPNEPSGECSSTSFSIRVLDSLKSAQISTPEIGSRPSRPYLSDFNKLMKAFSRGGAIEEVLRLFNELKGSECSPNVLCYNTVINALVIADRPREAQAMFDEMLLSGVAPNVSSYNILVKLHSWCSKQFDLAYEVIARMRACGFTPDSTTYSTLICGLCRAGRIGEAWGVLDWMLEEKCRPTVHTYTPIVLSYCSEGQIEEAKTLMAAMESVGCRPNTVTYNILIRALCNAGRFDEVEQVLVESEFKGWTPNSVTYNTYMSGLCKRSMGREALGQLEKMLSLGLHPTIFTLSILLDCLCCCSMIWEAKCLLERSSAVELYIGVVGYNTVMSRLIEIGRWQAVLKLMIDMIKKGVTPNTRTFNIVIHSLCIAGKSHLAKFLIRNRGFVANVVTYNTLIHWFYLEGKFNEVQLLISDMTIEKIAPDLVTYTIIIDGLCRQGKFSEATDCFKKSLENGLCIDLFVGLMNRLVKSRRIKEILSLFKQIEGQGFYSDVIIYDSTVQAFCRHGYCSSADIFILCLILDKMLAKK; encoded by the coding sequence ATGAGCGGCGGCGCTCATGGCGGCGGCCTCAAGCGGCGCCGGAGCTGCTTCTTCCGTGACCGCCCCTTCGCCTCCAACGCCCTCGATTTGATCCGTCCCCCTCTCCTCGACGACGAAGAACCCACCGCTATTTCCTCCCAGTCCGACCCTTCCGACGAGTTCGAACCAACCACGGATCCCAACGAACCCTCGGGTGAGTGCTCAAGCACTAGTTTCTCCATTAGGGTTTTGGACTCGCTCAAATCAGCTCAAATCTCTACTCCGGAGATCGGATCGAGACCGTCTCGACCGTACCTATCCGATTTCAACAAGCTGATGAAGGCTTTTAGTCGGGGCGGCGCGATCGAAGAGGTCCTCAGGCTTTTTAATGAGTTGAAAGGATCAGAATGCTCTCCGAATGTTCTTTGTTACAATACAGTGATCAACGCCTTGGTGATTGCGGACCGGCCGCGCGAAGCACAAGCTATGTTCGACGAAATGCTTCTGTCGGGAGTGGCTCCTAACGTCTCGTCCTATAATATATTGGTAAAATTGCATTCTTGGTGTTCAAAGCAGTTTGATTTGGCTTACGAGGTCATTGCGAGGATGAGGGCTTGTGGATTTACTCCTGATTCAACCACTTATTCCACTCTAATCTGCGGTCTCTGTAGGGCGGGGAGAATTGGGGAGGCATGGGGTGTTCTTGATTGGATGTTGGAGGAGAAATGCCGGCCCACGGTTCATACGTACACGCCGATCGTTCTAAGTTACTGCTCAGAAGGCCAAATTGAAGAGGCTAAAACGCTCATGGCCGCTATGGAGAGTGTCGGCTGCCGTCCAAATACTGTGACCTATAATATATTGATAAGAGCACTTTGCAATGCTGGGAGATTCGATGAGGTTGAGCAAGTTTTAGTGGAAAGTGAGTTCAAGGGATGGACGCCCAACTCGGTTACTTATAATACATACATGAGTGGTCTTTGTAAGAGGAGCATGGGCAGGGAAGCACTTGGCCAGTTGGAAAAGATGCTAAGTTTGGGATTGCATCCTACTATATTCACTTTGAGCATTCTTCTTGATTGTCTTTGTTGTTGTTCAATGATTTGGGAGGCCAAATGCCTACTAGAACGGAGCTCTGCAGTGGAATTGTATATTGGTGTTGTTGGCTATAATACAGTTATGAGTAGACTCATTGAGATCGGGAGATGGCAGGCTGTTCTTAAGCTTATGATAGACATGATAAAAAAGGGTGTCACACCGAATACGAGAACATTCAATATAGTGATTCATAGCCTTTGTATAGCTGGGAAATCTCACCTAGCAAAATTTTTGATTAGAAATCGAGGCTTTGTTGCAAATGTGGTGACATATAATACGCTAATTCATTGGTTTTACTTGGAAGGAAAGTTTAATGAGGTTCAGCTTCTTATTTCTGACATGACTATTGAAAAGATTGCCCCAGATTTAGTTACTTATACTATAATAATTGATGGTCTCTGCAGACAGGGGAAGTTTTCAGAGGCTACTGATTGTTTCAAAAAATCTCTTGAAAATGGACTCTGCATAGATCTTTTTGTTGGTCTAATGAATAGACTCGTAAAGAGTAGAAGAATCAAGGAAATTCTCAGCCTATTTAAACAGATTGAAGGACAAGGATTTTATTCAGATGTTATCATATATGATTCCACGGTGCAGGCATTTTGTAGACATGGTTATTGTTCTAGTGCAGATATCTTTATACTGTGCCTTATTCTGGACAAAATGCTCGCGAAGAAGTAA
- the LOC109726580 gene encoding pentatricopeptide repeat-containing protein At5g64320, mitochondrial-like isoform X3: MSGGAHGGGLKRRRSCFFRDRPFASNALDLIRPPLLDDEEPTAISSQSDPSDEFEPTTDPNEPSGECSSTSFSIRVLDSLKSAQISTPEIGSRPSRPYLSDFNKLMKAFSRGGAIEEVLRLFNELKGSECSPNVLCYNTVINALVIADRPREAQAMFDEMLLSGVAPNVSSYNILVKLHSWCSKQFDLAYEVIARMRACGFTPDSTTYSTLICGLCRAGRIGEAWGVLDWMLEEKCRPTVHTYTPIVLSYCSEGQIEEAKTLMAAMESVGCRPNTVTYNILIRALCNAGRFDEVEQVLVESEFKGWTPNSVTYNTYMSGLCKRSMGREALGQLEKMLSLGLHPTIFTLSILLDCLCCCSMIWEAKCLLERSSAVELYIGVVGYNTVMSRLIEIGRWQAVLKLMIDMIKKGVTPNTRTFNIVIHSLCIAGKSHLAKFLIRNRGFVANVVTYNTLIHWFYLEGKFNEVQLLISDMTIEKIAPDLVTYTIIIDGLCRQGKFSEATDCFKKSLENGLCIDLFVGLMNRLVKSRRIKEILSLFKQIEGQGFYSDVIIYDSTVQAFCRHGYCSSADIFILCLILDKMLAKK, translated from the exons ATGAGCGGCGGCGCTCATGGCGGCGGCCTCAAGCGGCGCCGGAGCTGCTTCTTCCGTGACCGCCCCTTCGCCTCCAACGCCCTCGATTTGATCCGTCCCCCTCTCCTCGACGACGAAGAACCCACCGCTATTTCCTCCCAGTCCGACCCTTCCGACGAGTTCGAACCAACCACGGATCCCAACGAACCCTCGGGTGAGTGCTCAAGCACTAGTTTCTCCATTAGGGTTTTGGACTCGCTCAAATCAGCTCAAATCTCTACTCCGGAGATCGGATCGAGACCGTCTCGACCGTACCTATCCGATTTCAACAAGCTGATGAAGGCTTTTAGTCGGGGCGGCGCGATCGAAGAGGTCCTCAGGCTTTTTAATGAGTTGAAAGGATCAGAATGCTCTCCGAATGTTCTTTGTTACAATACAGTGATCAACGCCTTGGTGATTGCGGACCGGCCGCGCGAAGCACAAGCTATGTTCGACGAAATGCTTCTGTCGGGAGTGGCTCCTAACGTCTCGTCCTATAATATATTGGTAAAATTGCATTCTTGGTGTTCAAAGCAGTTTGATTTGGCTTACGAGGTCATTGCGAGGATGAGGGCTTGTGGATTTACTCCTGATTCAACCACTTATTCCACTCTAATCTGCGGTCTCTGTAGGGCGGGGAGAATTGGGGAGGCATGGGGTGTTCTTGATTGGATGTTGGAGGAGAAATGCCGGCCCACGGTTCATACGTACACGCCGATCGTTCTAAGTTACTGCTCAGAAGGCCAAATTGAAGAGGCTAAAACGCTCATGGCCGCTATGGAGAGTGTCGGCTGCCGTCCAAATACTGTGACCTATAATATATTGATAAGAGCACTTTGCAATGCTGGGAGATTCGATGAGGTTGAGCAAGTTTTAGTGGAAAGTGAGTTCAAGGGATGGACGCCCAACTCGGTTACTTATAATACATACATGAGTGGTCTTTGTAAGAGGAGCATGGGCAGGGAAGCACTTGGCCAGTTGGAAAAGATGCTAAGTTTGGGATTGCATCCTACTATATTCACTTTGAGCATTCTTCTTGATTGTCTTTGTTGTTGTTCAATGATTTGGGAGGCCAAATGCCTACTAGAACGGAGCTCTGCAGTGGAATTGTATATTGGTGTTGTTGGCTATAATACAGTTATGAGTAGACTCATTGAGATCGGGAGATGGCAGGCTGTTCTTAAGCTTATGATAGACATGATAAAAAAGGGTGTCACACCGAATACGAGAACATTCAATATAGTGATTCATAGCCTTTGTATAGCTGGGAAATCTCACCTAGCAAAATTTTTGATTAGAAATCGAGGCTTTGTTGCAAATGTGGTGACATATAATACGCTAATTCATTGGTTTTACTTGGAAGGAAAGTTTAATGAGGTTCAGCTTCTTATTTCTGACATGACTATTGAAAAGATTGCCCCAGATTTAGTTACTTATACTATAATAATTGATGGTCTCTGCAGACAGGGGAAGTTTTCAGAGGCTACTGATTGTTTCAAAAAATCTCTTGAAAATGGACTCTGCATAGATCTTTTTGTTGGTCTAATGAATAGACTCGTAAAGAGTAGAAGAATCAAGGAAATTCTCAGCCTATTTAAACAGATTGAAGGACAAGGATTTTATTCAGATGTTATCATATATGATTCCACGGTGCAGGCATTTTGTAGACATGGTTATTGTTCTAGTGCAGATATCTTTATACTGTGCCTTATTCTGGACAAAATGCTCGCGAAGAA gTAA